CGGGCAAGTACCGGCCGGGCACCGAGGTCGACAGCCCGCGGGCCGCGGGCGCGGGCCGGCACCTGCAGACCGAGCGCGGCGTGCGCGTCCTCAAGGCCCTCGACGAGGTGGCGCAGGCGCACGGCGCCGAGGTCGCGACGGTCGCCCTCGCCTGGCTCGCGTCCCGCCCGACGGTGGCTGCGCCGATCGCGTCCGCCCGCACCGTGGAGCAGCTGCCGGCGCTGGTGGCCGTGGCCGACCTGGAGCTGACGGACGCGGAGCTCTCGAAGCTCACGGAGGCGTCCGCCTGAGGCGTACTCAGTAGCGGTACGGGTTGTACGCGTTGTGGGCACTGTGCGCGGGGAACTGGGCGACCGGCCCCGCGTGCACCGGCCCCGCGTACATCGGCGGCACCCACACGGGCGGCGCGGTGGCGCGGGACGCGTAGGCGAGGGCGGGGCGGGCCGCGTGGCGCCGCGCCCACAGCTCGTCGAGCAGTTCCCGCTCCCGTACGACATAGTCCGCCCCGGCCCGCCCGCGCCGCCCGCGGTGGCGCAGGAGCGCGAGTGAGGTCGCGTACTGCTGGTACTGGGCGACGGCCTTGGCCGTCCCCTTGCCGCCGTGGTGCTGCGCGAACTCGCGGGCCAGCCGGCGGGCGCGCATCGAGCCGAGGGCGAACGGCTCGGCCGGGCCGACCCAGCCGGCCGCCGCGTACGCGGGCAGCTCGGAGCGCACCGTGCGCAGTTCGCGCTGGCGGGTCCCGATCGCGAGCCAGGTCAGCAGCCCGAACGCGGGCATCATGAACAGCGCGTAGACCCCGAAGAACCCGAACCGGCCGAACGCCGACGAGCCGTTCCACGTGGCGTGCATGCCCATCGCGAGCAGCAGCCCGGTGAGGGGCAGGAACACGCGCCGCACCGGCCCGCGGTCGGGCGCGGTCCGGGCCGCGACGCCGAAGCCGATGCCGGTGAGCACCGTGAACAGGGGGTGCGCGAACGGCGACATGACGATGCGTACGAAGAAGGTGGCGGCGGTCACCGAGGCGATGCCGGTGCCGCTGTTGAGCTGGTCGGTGCCGAAGGCGTTGCCCAGATAGAGGATGTTCTCGGTGAACGCGAAGCCGGTGGCGGTGACGCCGGCGATCACGACGCCGTCGACGATCCCGGTGAAGTCCCGTCTGCGGAACAGGAAGATGAGCAGGACGGCGCAGGCCTTCGCGGACTCCTCGACGATGGGCGCTATGACCGTCGCGCCGAGGGTGTCGGCGTTCGCGGGGTCGGCCGAGTTCGTGGCGATCCAGTGGGTCGCGAAGCTGTTGGCGACGATCGCGATCAGCGCGGCGGCGCAGGCGCCCCAGGCGAAGGAGAACAGCAGGTTTCGCCAGGGCCCGGGCGCGACCCGGTCCAGCCAGCGGAACGCGGCTATCAGCAGCGGGACGGGCAGGACAGCGAGGCAGAGCCCGACCAGGAACCCCTTGGTGCCGGTCTGTTCCCGCACGAGGGCGAGGATCACCAGGCCGGAGAGCGTCAGGAGCGAGACGAGCGCCCAGGCGTGCACGGCCTTCCGCTCCCACCAGCGCGGATGCCGCAGCGTGCCGGGCCCCGGAGCGCCTGCTCCGGGCTGCGCGTGCGGAAACGCATTCGGATACGAGGGATAGGTCGCCACAGTGTTGACCCTAACGAGGGACGGGCCCGGCCGCGACGGGGTGTCAGTCCGCGGCGGTGGCCGGTGCGTGCGCGGCGCGCAGGAAGAGCAGGTCGTGGACCACATGGCCCTTGTCCAGGCCCTGGCCCTCGAAGCGCGTGAGGGGGCGGAACGCGGGCCGGGGCGCGTACCCGCCGTCGGCCTGCGTGTTCTCGTAGTCCGGGTGTTCGGTCAGGACTTCGAGCATCTGCTCGGCGTACGGCTCCCAGTCGGTCGCGCAGTGCACCAGGGCGCCGGGTTTGAGGGGGACCTTGGCGAGGCTGAGGAACTCCGGCTGGATCAGGCGCCGCTTGTGGTGGCGCTTCTTCGGCCAGGGGTCGGGGAAGTAGACGCGCAGCCCGTCGAGGGAGGCGGCGGGGAGCATCTCGCGGAGCAGGATGATCGCGTCGCCGTTGGCCACCCGTACGTTCGTCAGGCCGTTCCGCTCGGCGAGGCCCAGGAGGTTGCCCTGGCCCGGGGTGTGCACGTCGACCGCGAGGATGCCGGTGTCGGGGTCGTCGGCGGCCATCTGCGCCGTCGCCTCGCCCATGCCGAAGCCGATCTCCAGGACGACGCGCTTCCTGCCGTCGAACAGCTCGTCGAGGTCGAGGACGCGCTGCCCGTCGATGTCGAGGCCCCACGCGGGCCACAGCCGCTGGAGGGCGTCCGCCTGGCCCGTGGTGACGCGGCTGCGGCGGGGCTGGAAGCTGCGGATGCGCCGCTCGAAGTGCGAACCGGCGGGGTCGGGCGCGGGCCCCTCGGGAAAGCGCGGCTCGCCCTTGGCGCGTGCGGGAGCCGGGGCTTCGGGACCGGCGGCCTCGGGGGTGTGGGCTTCGGGGGTGTGGGGTGACTCAGACACAGTGAGGCGATTTTAGACGCCGGATCCGGCCGGGGCCCAAGCTCAGGCCCCGGAGGCCAGGCCCCAGAGCTCAGGACCTGAGCTCACAACCCGCAGCTTGGGACCCGAGCGCGGCCAGGGCTCGCCGGGCGACCTCGCGGCCGATCGGGAGCGAGGCCGTCGCCGCGGGGGACGGCGCGTTCAGCACATGCACCGTGCGCGGGGCCTCGCGGATCAGGAAGTCGTCGACCAGGGTCCCGTCCCGCAGGACCGCCTGCGCCCGGACGCCGGCGGGCGCGGGCACCAGGTCGTCCGCGGTCACCGCGGGCAGCAGCCTGCGCACCGCCGCCGT
The DNA window shown above is from Streptomyces sp. NBC_01445 and carries:
- the trmB gene encoding tRNA (guanosine(46)-N7)-methyltransferase TrmB — protein: MSESPHTPEAHTPEAAGPEAPAPARAKGEPRFPEGPAPDPAGSHFERRIRSFQPRRSRVTTGQADALQRLWPAWGLDIDGQRVLDLDELFDGRKRVVLEIGFGMGEATAQMAADDPDTGILAVDVHTPGQGNLLGLAERNGLTNVRVANGDAIILLREMLPAASLDGLRVYFPDPWPKKRHHKRRLIQPEFLSLAKVPLKPGALVHCATDWEPYAEQMLEVLTEHPDYENTQADGGYAPRPAFRPLTRFEGQGLDKGHVVHDLLFLRAAHAPATAAD
- a CDS encoding PrsW family intramembrane metalloprotease; translation: MATYPSYPNAFPHAQPGAGAPGPGTLRHPRWWERKAVHAWALVSLLTLSGLVILALVREQTGTKGFLVGLCLAVLPVPLLIAAFRWLDRVAPGPWRNLLFSFAWGACAAALIAIVANSFATHWIATNSADPANADTLGATVIAPIVEESAKACAVLLIFLFRRRDFTGIVDGVVIAGVTATGFAFTENILYLGNAFGTDQLNSGTGIASVTAATFFVRIVMSPFAHPLFTVLTGIGFGVAARTAPDRGPVRRVFLPLTGLLLAMGMHATWNGSSAFGRFGFFGVYALFMMPAFGLLTWLAIGTRQRELRTVRSELPAYAAAGWVGPAEPFALGSMRARRLAREFAQHHGGKGTAKAVAQYQQYATSLALLRHRGRRGRAGADYVVRERELLDELWARRHAARPALAYASRATAPPVWVPPMYAGPVHAGPVAQFPAHSAHNAYNPYRY